A DNA window from Engraulis encrasicolus isolate BLACKSEA-1 chromosome 3, IST_EnEncr_1.0, whole genome shotgun sequence contains the following coding sequences:
- the gdnfb gene encoding glial cell line-derived neurotrophic factor has protein sequence MKLWDKVFTCCFLLDHVLSSPLLLQGSPQPQPPSPAGPLSYGSLGTIGEMDRRKMLEDILELITSTISRLRRTVELANQDPPWEQGSAQLDSQEAPWERSTVELANQDSTWERRSAGLANQDSPWERRTRRRPQRPKAGRSQGQGSSREEGTWMKAVAPGQGGVKRRRKGKGKGKSTQGQTQGHVQGQGQGQGCRLRQIQLNVSDLGLGYQTREEMIFRYCSGPCTNAETNYDKILNNLSQNRKLRLLRDSPPHACCRPIAYDDDLSFLDDNLIYHTMRKHSARRCGCV, from the exons ATGAAGTTATGGGATAAAGTTTTCACGTGTTGCTTTCTGCTGGACCACGTCCTCTCCAGTCCGCTTCTCCTCCAGGGAAGCCCGCAGCCACAGCCTCCGTCCCCGGCAGGACCCCTCAGTTATGGGTCTCTGGGGACGATAGGGGAGATGGACAGGAggaagatg TTGGAGGACATCCTGGAGCTCATCACAAGCACCATCAGCAGGCTGCGCAGGACAGTCGAGTTGGCCAACCAAGATCCACCCTGGGAACAGGGATCAGCCCAGCTGGACAGTCAAGAAGCACCCTGGGAGAGGAGTACGGTAGAGTTAGCCAATCAGGACTCAACTTGGGAGAGGAGATCAGCAGGGTTGGCCAATCAGGACTCACCCTGGGAACGGAGGACACGCAGGAGGCCTCAGAGGCCAAAAGCTGGCCGATCACAAGGACAAGGGTCGTCCAGAGAAGAGGGCACGTGGATGAAGGCTGTGGCACCAGGCCAAGGGGGCGTTAAACGACGGAGgaaggggaaagggaaggggaagAGCACACAAGGTCAAACGCAAGGTCACGTCCAAGGTCAGGGTCAAGGTCAAGGCTGCCGACTGCGGCAGATCCAGCTGAACGTGTCGGACCTCGGCCTGGGCTACCAGACGCGCGAGGAGATGATCTTCCGCTACTGCAGCGGGCCCTGCACCAACGCGGAGACCAACTACGACAAAATCCTCAACAACCTCTCGCAGAACAGGAAGCTGAGGTTGCTGAGAGACAGCCCGCCCCACGCCTGCTGTCGACCGATCGCGTACGACGACGATCTGTCGTTTTTGGACGATAACTTGATATACCACACTATGAGGAAGCACTCGGCCAGGAGGTGTGGTTGTGTTTGA